The following are from one region of the Aspergillus chevalieri M1 DNA, chromosome 1, nearly complete sequence genome:
- a CDS encoding thiolase family protein (COG:I;~EggNog:ENOG410PHTR;~InterPro:IPR016039,IPR020613,IPR020617,IPR020616, IPR020615,IPR002155;~PFAM:PF00108,PF02803;~go_function: GO:0016746 - transferase activity, transferring acyl groups [Evidence IEA];~go_function: GO:0016747 - transferase activity, transferring acyl groups other than amino-acyl groups [Evidence IEA]), translating into MLIRGAKEILTKTPQDVVVLSSVRSPIGRAYKGGFKDSYPEEILMPVMQAAVKKANINPGDVNDAMIGNVLAELGFAKTGRMALNHAGFPNSTTFHTVNRQCSSSLQALTHVANSILVGQIDVGLAGGVESMTRNYATRAIPVDISPVLKDSPVKDAKDCILPMLKTSENVAARYNVGRKEQDEFAVESQRRASEAQKSGRFADEIVPINARHINPETKEETTKLVEHDEGVRHGVTYEKLSGLKAVLEGGASTAGNSSQISDGASTTILASRAWADAHGLKPIARFAGTQVAGNNPDEMGISPVFAIRNLYRYCGIEQSDVGIFELNEAFASQSIYCVRELGIDMAKVNPNGGAIALGHPIGATGTRQVATLLAEMLKQDTEMGIVSMCASTGMGVASLFIRE; encoded by the exons ATGTTAATCAGAGGCGCCAAAGAAATTCTCACAAAGACACCACAAGATGTGGTCGTCCTGTCCTCCGTCCGCAGTCCCATCGGGCGCGCCTACAAGGGCGGCTTCAAAGACTCCTACCCCGAGGAAATCCTAATGCCCGTTATGCAAGCCGCCGTCAAGAAAGCCAACATCAACCCTGGCGATGTCAACGACGCTATGATCGGAAATGTCCTGGCTGAGCTGGGTTTCGCTAAGACTGGCCGCATGGCGCTCAACCACGCTGGTTTCCCTAACTCGACTACCTTCCATACCGTTAACCGTCAGTGCTCTAGCAGTTTGCAGGCATTGACGCATGTTGCGAACTCGATTTTGGTTGGACAGATTGATGTTGGTTTGGCTGGTGGTGTTGAGAGCATGACGCGGAATTACGCGACCCGGGCTATTCCTGTTGATATTTCGCCAGTGCTCAAGGACTCGCCGGTTAAGGATGCCAAGGACTGCATCCTTCCCATGTTGAAGACTTCGGAGAATGTTGCGGCACGGTACAATGTTGGTCGGAAGGAGCAGGACGAGTTCGCGGTGGAGAGTCAGCGACGGGCTAGTGAGGCGCAGAAGTCGGGACGGTTTGCGGATGAGATTGTCCCGATCAATGCGCGTCATATCAACCCGGAGACGAAGGAAGAGACAACCAAGCTGGTTGAGCATGACGAGGGTGTTCGCCATGGCGTGACTTACGAGAAGTTGTCGGGTCTCAAGGCTGTCCTTGAGGGAGGGGCCAGCACGGCTGGTAACTC GTCGCAAATTTCCGACGGTGCCTCGACAACCATCCTCGCTAGCCGCGCCTGGGCAGACGCCCACGGCTTGAAGCCCATTGCACGCTTCGCCGGTACTCAGGTGGCCGGCAACAACCCCGACGAAATGGGTATCTCGCCCGTTTTCGCTATCCGAAACCTCTACAGATACTGCGGCATTGAGCAGAGCGACGTTGGCATCTTCGAACTGAACGAAGCCTTCGCCAGCCAGAGCATCTACTGTGTGCGCGAGCTGGGCATCGACATGGCCAAGGTTAATCCCAACGGTGGTGCTATTGCCCTAGGTCACCCCATTGGTGCTACTGGTACCCGACAGGTTGCTACGTTGCTGGCGGAGATGCTGAAGCAGGATACTGAGATGGGTATTGTGAGCATGTGTGCTAG TACCGGAATGGGTGTAGCCTCGCTGTTCATCCGCGAGTAA
- a CDS encoding 3-oxoacid CoA-transferase (COG:C;~EggNog:ENOG410PMDR;~InterPro:IPR004165,IPR012792,IPR012791,IPR037171, IPR014388;~PFAM:PF01144;~go_function: GO:0008410 - CoA-transferase activity [Evidence IEA];~go_process: GO:0046952 - ketone body catabolic process [Evidence IEA]) yields MTRPSPAVAAFRPLWRRNFSVSTSKRGIDKVCPSANEAVQDMKGSSTLLVGGFGFSGVPNTLINAVRDRPEVKGLTVVSNNAGMPGAGLGQLLETGQISKMIASFIGENKVFEKMYLSGDLSLELTPQGSIAEKCASGAAGVPAFYTPAAYGTIIQTGELPVRYNKDGTVAEKSKPKETRVFNGKEYVLEEAIFGDYALVKVHKADKLGNCQFRKAMNNFNESMAKNAKFTIVEAEHVVDVGEIAPENVHLQGIYVNKVVQSTEKTMIEKATFAKDPAEMLKAGSGDATARRERIVKRAAKEFKDGMYVNLGIGMPLIAPSYLPEGVEVVLQAENGILGLGGYPQPGEEDPDLINPGKETVTLGTGASLFGSHESFGMIRAGRIDLTMLGALQVSQYGDLANFMLPGKVKGVGGAMDLVANPEKTRVVVTMEHVDKKGNPKILPECSFPLTGPRCVWKIITDLAVFNVSPTEGLTLVEHAEGVSVDEIRSKTAAPFKVADDLKPML; encoded by the exons ATGACGAGACCGTCCCCTGCAGTTGCGGCATTCCGCCCGCTCTGGCGGCGGAATTTTTCCGTGTCAACATCTAAACGTGGGATTGATAAAGTATGCCCCTCCGCGAACGAAGCCGTCCAGGACATGAAGGGTTCCTCGACCCTCCTGGTTGGTGGTTTTGGCTTCTCCGGTGTTCCCAATACCCTGATCAATGCGGTGCGTGATCGTCCTGAGGTTAAGGGTCTTACGGTTGTTTCGAACAATGCGGGCATGCCCGGTGCTGGTCTCG GGCAATTGCTCGAAACTGGTCAAATCAGCAAGATGATTGCGTCCTTCATTGGTGAAAACAAAGTCTTCGAGAAAATGTATCTCAGCGGCGACCTCTCCCTCGAACTCACTCCCCAAGGCAGCATTGCAGAGAAGTGTGCCTCTGGTGCTGCCGGTGTCCCTGCATTCTATACACCTGCGGCTTACGGAACAATCATACAAACTGGTGAACTCCCCGTGCGTTATAACAAGGACGGAACGGTTGCGGAAAAGTCCAAACCCAAGGAAACTCGTGTTTTCAACGGCAAGGAATACGTTTTGGAAGAAGCTATCTTCGGTGACTACGCACTGGTTAAGGTGCACAAGGCCGACAAACTGGGTAACTGCCAATTCCGCAAGGCTATGAACAACTTCAACGAGTCTATGGCGAAGAACGCCAAGTTTACAATTGTTGAAGCGGAACACGTTGTCGACGTCGGTGAAATCGCTCCGGAAAATGTCCACTTGCAAGGTATCTATGTCAACAAGGTCGTTCAGAGCACTGAGAAGACCATGATTGAGAAGGCTACCTTTGCCAAGGACCCCGCTGAGATGCTCAAGGCTGGTTCTGGTGATGCTACTGCCCGTCGGGAACGTATCGTCAAGCGTGCGGCTAAGGAATTCAAGGATGGAATGTATGTTAACCTTGGTATTGGTATGCCTTTGATTGCTCCTTCATATCTCCCTGAGGGTGTCGAGGTTGTCCTTCAAGCCGAGAACGGTATCCTGGGTCTGGGTGGCTACCCCCAGCCCGGTGAGGAGGACCCCGACCTGATCAACCCTGGCAAGGAGACTGTCACTTTGGGCACTGGTGCTTCGCTTTTCGGCTCTCATGAGAGTTTCGGTATGATTCGCGCTGGTCGTATTGATCTCACTATGCTTGGTGCTCTGCAGGTCAGCCAGTACGGAG ACCTCGCCAACTTCATGCTCCCCGGTAAGGTCAAGGGTGTCGGTGGCGCCATGGATCTGGTCGCCAACCCCGAGAAGACCCGGGTCGTTGTGACCATGGAACACGTCGACAAGAAGGGTAACCCCAAGATCCTCCCTG AATGCTCCTTCCCTCTTACTGGTCCCCGCTGCGTGTGGAAGATCATCACCGACCTGGCTGTCTTCAACGTCAGCCCTACTGAGGGGTTGACTCTCGTCGAGCATGCTGAGGGTGTCTCGGTTGATGAGATCCGCAGCAAGACTGCTGCTCCTTTCAAGGTTGCCGATGACTTGAAGCCTATGCTGTAA
- a CDS encoding uncharacterized protein (COG:C,H;~EggNog:ENOG410PIVQ;~InterPro:IPR036188,IPR002938;~go_function: GO:0071949 - FAD binding [Evidence IEA]) — protein sequence MYVTLTLIHPKNFYLAARITKDGLYRVTYGETPSLTREEYIARQPMRYQEILPGSPKPGDYQITSISPYQMQQRCTPSFRVGRVVFAADAAHVCNPFGGLGLAGGIADAGSLFDALMGIHLGLADDGILDKYSEMRRKIWKDVIDPASREHFRRLRERDANTARENDEFFRLCVKAEGDEVLARELAMGLEVLRYDMTQYYSKKQDKVSVRSRL from the exons ATGTACGTTACTCTAACTCTCATCCACCCTAAGAATTTCTACTTGGCCGCCCGCATCACGAAAGATGGACTCTACCGTGTAACATACGGCGAAACCCCCAGCCTCACGCGCGAAGAATACATCGCCCGCCAACCGATGCGTTATCAGGAGATTCTCCCGGGAAGCCCCAAACCAGGTGACTACCAAATCACGAGTATCAGTCCGTATCAGATGCAGCAGCGGTGTACGCCATCGTTTCGAGTGGGTCGGGTGGTTTTTGCTGCAGATGCGGCGCATGTTTGTAATCCATT CGGCGGTCTAGGTCTCGCCGGTGGCATCGCAGACGCAGGCAGTCTCTTCGACGCGCTAATGGGTATCCATCTGGGTCTGGCTGATGACGGCATCTTGGATAAATATAGTGAGATGCGGAGGAAGATTTGGAAGGATGTGATTGATCCCGCATCTAGAGAGCATTTTCGACGGCTGCGTGAGCGGGATGCAAACACAGCGCGAGAGAATGATGAATTTTTTAGGCTTTGTGTGAAGGCTGAGGGGGATGAGGTACTTGCGAGGGAATTGGCTATG GGACTGGAGGTGCTCAGATATGACATGACCCAATACTATAGCAAGAAACAGGACAAAGTCAGCGTTAGGAGTAGGCTCTAA
- a CDS encoding FAD-dependent oxidoreductase (COG:C,H;~EggNog:ENOG410PIVQ;~InterPro:IPR036188,IPR002938;~go_function: GO:0071949 - FAD binding [Evidence IEA]) — protein MPLNKMIIVGAGPTGLILGLLRAKQGIYVDLLDAGAILDKQPRAAHYASPAAYDLDRAGVLDDVTARGINHKKMVWRKIDTEAVATLPLDRMPRSANNIRWLCFHWVNWERFCMSICSDNLRQE, from the exons ATGCCATTGAACAAG ATGATTATAGTCGGCGCAGGCCCCACCGGCCTAATCCTGGGCCTCCTCCGCGCCAAACAAGGGATCTACGTTGACCTCCTCGACGCCGGCGCAATACTCGACAAACAACCCCGCGCAGCACACTACGCCTCTCCCGCAGCCTACGATCTCGACCGTGCTGGCGTCCTCGACGATGTCACGGCCCGCGGGATCAATCACAAGAAAATGGTCTGGAGGAAGATCGACACGGAAGCAGTGGCTACTTTGCCTCTTGATCGTATGCCAAGGAGCGCAAACAACATTCGATGGTTGTGCTTCCATTGGGTCAATTGGGAGAGATTTTGTATGAGCATCTGCAGCGACAACCTACGGCAAGAGTGA
- a CDS encoding Zn(II)2Cys6 transcription factor domain-containing protein (COG:S;~EggNog:ENOG410PYZZ;~InterPro:IPR036864,IPR001138;~PFAM:PF00172;~go_function: GO:0000981 - DNA-binding transcription factor activity, RNA polymerase II-specific [Evidence IEA];~go_function: GO:0008270 - zinc ion binding [Evidence IEA];~go_process: GO:0006355 - regulation of transcription, DNA-templated [Evidence IEA]) produces the protein MPPSNAKKTSRITIACNACRSRKQKCSGGKPVCTQCLEHNRPCDWPEQLKRGPAKGYIEVLENRLHETETVLLKVLSQISDAQLASTLSRDQSSNANGYAPFSRLGKKGTEYWMRYPLVTAENVREWQQDCTREMSGSTNEQGRVPSEPSTSNAMSKHAQRYELNQSDVDARGRYDDSLEFEPRTAPSEASLTASLGNVKEVQEHHCMNPHY, from the exons ATGCCTCCCTCGAACGCGAAAAAGACGTCCCGGATCACAATTGCCTGCAACGCCTGTCGTTCGCGGAAGCAAAAG TGCAGCGGAGGAAA GCCAGTTTGCACGCAATGTCTTGAACATAATCGCCCCTGTGATTGGCCGGAGCAGCTCAAACG AGGTCCCGCAAAAGGCTATATTGAAGTACTCGAAAATCGTCTACATGAAACCGAGACCGTGCTGTTAAAAGTGCTGTCGCAGATTTCGGATGCTCAATTGGCATCAACGCTGTCCCGAGATCAATCAAGCAACGCGAACGGCTATGCGCCTTTTTCGCGGCTGGGCAAAAAGGGAACTGAATATTGGATGCGGTATCCGTTGGTAACGGCTGAGAATGTTCGAGAATGGCAGCAGGATTGCACTCGGGAGATGTCTGGTTCGACAAATGAGCAGGGCAGAGTCCCGTCTGAGCCATCAACGAGTAATGCAATGAGCAAACACGCGCAAAGATACGAGTTAAATCAGAGCGATGTTGATGCTCGTGGTCGTTACGATGATTCTTTAGAATTCGAGCCCAGAACAGCTCCATCTGAGGCGTCTCTCACT GCCAGTCTAGGAAACGTCAAAGAAGTACAGGAACATCATTGCATGAATCCTCACTACTAA
- a CDS encoding putative aspartate aminotransferase (COG:E;~EggNog:ENOG410Q1R2;~InterPro:IPR004839,IPR000796,IPR015424,IPR015421, IPR015422;~PFAM:PF00155;~go_function: GO:0003824 - catalytic activity [Evidence IEA];~go_function: GO:0008483 - transaminase activity [Evidence IEA];~go_function: GO:0030170 - pyridoxal phosphate binding [Evidence IEA];~go_process: GO:0006520 - cellular amino acid metabolic process [Evidence IEA];~go_process: GO:0009058 - biosynthetic process [Evidence IEA]), which produces MAPQIEDSPISPQLYSLGKAATSESRFDSLSILPKDEPFALHSEYLNDPHPNKVNLGIGVYRTENGGPWPLNVVEEAEAQLHQERDEGRHEYLTIQGDLGFLPLARDLAFSFQEHELGLHRGDKDRIVSIQTVSGTGANRVGAEFLARSLKPRTVWIPEPTWGNHHAIWELAQVPIKTYPYYDFEGKCFNYGETVQLLANEAKGGDIVIFHACAHNPTGADPSKEQWMQLANLCQTKSLFPFFDLAYQGFASGSLEEDAWAIRHFLQSRPQLEFCVAQSFSKNFGLYGQRTGALHVVTLSDTGKVPQAVLANLNLLARSEYGMAPRGGSDIVKTVLGSKELREKWHGDLKHMSGRIIAMRQALYDELIRLGTPGTWEHILSQIGMFTYTGLTASQALAIRERHHIYMLQSGRISMSGLNSKNVCYTARAIDDVVRTVS; this is translated from the exons ATGGCACCGCAGATCGAGGACAGCCCTATCTCGCCGCAGCTTTACTCTCTAGGCAAGGCTGCGACTTCTGAATCTCGCTTTGACTCTCTCTCTATCCTTCCCAAGGACGAACCGTTCGCCCTGCACAGTGAATACCTCAATGACCCgcatcccaacaaggtcaacttGGGCATAGGCGTCTATCGTACCGAAAATGGAGGCCCATGGCCTTTGAACGTCGTTGAAGAGGCGGAGGCACAGTTGCATCAAGAGAGGGACGAGGGAAGGCACGAATATCTGACCATTCAGGGTGACTTGGGCTTCCTTCCCTTGGCGCGTGATTTAGCCTTCAGCTTCCAGGAGCATGAACTGGGTCTGCATCGCGGGGACAAGGACCGCATTGTGTCTATCCAGACTGTCTCTGGCACTGGAGCGAACCGAGTGGGTGCTGAATTCCTTGCGCGCTCTCTCAAGCCACGTACTGTTTGGATCCCCGAACCCACCTGGGGCAACCACCACGCCATATGGGAGCTCGCGCAGGTGCCGATCAAAACCTATCCGTATTACGATTTCGAAGGCAAATGCTTCAACTACGGAGAGACGGTGCAACTTCTTGCAAACGAAGCCAAGGGAGGCGACATTGTAATCTTCCATGCCTGCGCCCACAACCCTACTGGCGCTGACCCGAGCAAAGAACAGTGGATGCAACTGGCGAACCTCTGTCAGACCAAGAGCCTTTTCCCGTTCTTCGACCTCGCTTACCAGGGATTCGCATCCGGCAGTCTCGAAGAGGACGCTTGGGCTATTCGCCATTTCCTACAATCCCGCCCCCAACTCGAGTTCTGCGTCGCGCAGTCTTTCTCCAAGAACTTCGGTCTTTACGGTCAGCGTACCGGTGCGTTGCATGTCGTGACTCTCAGTGACACTGGAAAGGTCCCGCAGGCGGTTCTGGCGAATCTCAACCTTCTCGCTCGCAGTGAGTACGGCATGGCGCCTCGTGGTGGATCGGACATTGTCAAGACTGTCCTTGGTTCCAAGGAATTGAGGGAGAAGTGGCATGGCGATTTGAAGCACATGAGCGGACGGATCATTGCAATGCGACAGGCTTTGTACGATGAATTGATCCGTTTGGGTACGCCGGGCACATGGGAGCACATTTTGTCTCAG ATTGGCATGTTTACGTACACGGGATTGACTGCGAGCCAAGCCCTTGCCATCCGCGAGCGCCACCATATCTACATGCTTCAATCCGGCCGTATCTCCATGTCTGGCT TGAACAGCAAGAACGTGTGCTACACCGCGAGGGCCATTGATGACGTCGTCCGCACTGTCTCGTAG
- a CDS encoding alcohol dehydrogenase catalytic domain-containing protein (COG:Q;~EggNog:ENOG410PIBP;~InterPro:IPR013154,IPR013149,IPR036291,IPR011032, IPR020843;~PFAM:PF00107;~go_function: GO:0016491 - oxidoreductase activity [Evidence IEA];~go_process: GO:0055114 - oxidation-reduction process [Evidence IEA]): MAGMMKAAICKQAKAPLVIEEIPIPEPSGREIRVRVKAASLCHSDLTIITGEGPAEVRNIFPVILGHEAVSVIDKLGPEATPYGFHEGDLVGASLWHNMCLNCNECKTAGPDFCPTRESLGITRPGNFAEYTLIDPASASLISRPGVDPSVEIPPPAALSPLFCAGITVWDGLERAHIRPGETVAVVGAGGLGELAVRYAQALGAKVLALDVRDDQLQACKEYADGVINTYSLSPVALKEKIAQVSGRGTVDVALVTAGAAAAYEAGLSILKPEGKLIAAGIPLEILPLPILQVTFQAIQIIGCRSTGQAGVQKCLDFSLRKKILPRVNPRKFRLEEINEMIALMEANQVQDGRMVIEFPW; encoded by the exons ATGGCCGGAATGATGAAGGCCGCAATCTGCAAGCAG GCAAAAGCTCCCCTTGTAATCGAGGAAATTCCCATTCCCGAACCAAGCGGCCGCGAGATACGAGTTCGCGTCAAAGCCGCCTCGCTATGCCATTCCGACCTGACCATCATAACAGGCGAAGGGCCTGCCGAAGTGAGGAACATATTTCCCGTTATCCTGGGTCATGAAGCTGTCTCTGTCATCGACAAACTCGGTCCCGAAGCAACGCCGTATGGATTCCATGAAGGTGATCTTGTCGGAGCATCCCTGTGGCACAACATGTGCTTGAATTGCAACGAATGCAAGACTGCCGGGCCGGACTTCTGTCCCACTAGGGAGTCATTAGGCATTACTCGTCCGGGAAACTTTGCGGAGTATACCTTGATTGACCCGGCGAGTGCGTCACTGATTTCTCGCCCGGGTGTTGACCCAAGTGTCGAGATCCCTCCGCCGGCAGCCCTGTCGCCGCTGTTCTGTGCTGGGATTACTGTTTGGGATGGTTTAGAGCGAGCTCATATCCGCCCCGGCGAGACTGTAGCGGTTGTCGGGGCAGGAGGCTTGGGAGAGCTAGCAGTTCGATATGCCCAAGCGCTGGGAGCGAAGGTGCTGGCACTCGACGTGCGGGATGACCAATTGCAGGCGTGTAAGGAATATGCGGATGGGGTTATCAACACATACTCCCTCAGCCCTGTTGctctgaaggagaagatcgCACAAGTGAGCGGACGTGGCACTGTTGATGTTGCGCTTGTGACGGCCGGCGCTGCGGCTGCGTATGAGGCGGGACTGAGCATCCTCAAGCCGGAAGGGAAACTAATTGCTGCTGGAATACCTCTGGAGATTTTGCCTTTGCCTATTCTTCAAGTTACCTTCCAGGCGATTCA GATCATTGGATGCAGGTCCACCGGACAAGCAGGAGTACAAAAATGCTTGGATTTCTCACTTCGAAAGAAGATTCTTCCAAGGGTTAACCCGAGGAAGTTTCGGTTGGAAGAGATCAACGAGATGATAGCCCTCATGGAGGCCAACCAAGTACAGGACGGCCGCATGGTGATCGAATTTCCATGGTGA
- a CDS encoding transcription factor domain-containing protein (COG:K;~EggNog:ENOG410PWBP;~InterPro:IPR007219;~PFAM:PF04082;~TransMembrane:1 (o494-514i);~go_function: GO:0003677 - DNA binding [Evidence IEA];~go_function: GO:0008270 - zinc ion binding [Evidence IEA];~go_process: GO:0006351 - transcription, DNA-templated [Evidence IEA]), with translation MESSDFVPGASETGSLTAHSNEESQFVGSSSGVYFINTVRQAFSQNLNQSAGSSPSGHGFPQPEDTLVGSEDSPRDKHHAPASTAASPSRAGDSETMSPWKYAPAVSVHLGSAPPVGMAKELMMTYFKVWHPLFPFLHGPTFLQAMELLYSEDAPDTTAANQTPFLDHRNACWTTIFQCVFNLASFLRPDLHLPPESQIESPSSMYPLLGTLSCRHDIPSLQALLAAQLYLVARMSLRTASTVGGCILRSMLHAGLHRCPFRYKELSSHDRQLRKRIFWCAYAIDRYLSQALGLPLGIQDSDIDVCPPGAPEIHLPGIHGTQCLLLFGRTPSETNTSRSTRPDKMLNQETEDKRKREAALASYVESGKLTGQALELFHKSVLVRSIRRSSVLFLASDVHRWWNSLPRELQGNPAKADATVPAAPSSASPLTDKPFDFGPFFTVLYQHLILLINRPFLSLAPSTPEFCSALQTCIGAARGILAALRSQVDGKQELFWPGFLSAAWMSGLVLAFACQLKQYVLSKGSQEINECLEFLYIMSPQWETARHCHSALSLLFSNIRQSAQEPQGYRHRAEDEGSATNTNKKRRLDNNPSYYADGQEQMRPSLVPNPNLEEQQQQSTINPVSQSPEPNQELVNSYDPTSISADAATADNGFTEADNNRLFYFSDGTTSNPGQGPGLSGVGNFDLNMVDLFQAPSNFDSLFDLFGQQYPSF, from the exons ATGGAATCGTCGGATTTCGTGCCTGGTGCGTCAGAAACGGGTTCCCTGACAGCCCATTCCAACGAAGAGAGCCAGTTCGTCGGCAGCTCCAGTGGCGTTTATTTCATCAACACAGTCCGACAGGCTTTTTCGCAGAATCTCAATCAATCTGCAGGATCTTCACCATCTGGACATGGCTTTCCTCAACCGGAAGATACGCTTGTGGGCAGCGAAGACTCGCCGCGGGATAAACACCATGCCCCGGCTTCAACTGCAGCGTCGCCTTCCAGGGCCGGTGACTCAGAGACTATGAGCCCATGGAAATATGCACCAGCAGTGTCTGTACATCTGGGTAGTGCTCCTCCGGTTGGGATGGCAAAGGAGCTTATGATGACGTATTTCAAAGTCTGGCATCCGCTGTTCCCTTTTCTGCATGGTCCGACGTTCTTGCAGGCTATGGAATTGCTTTACTCGGAAGATGCGCCGGATACTACTGCCGCTAACCAGACGCCATTTCTTGATCACCGAAACGCTTGTTGGACTACCATCTTTCAATGTGTCTTCAACCTGGCAAGTTTTCTGCGACCTGATCTCCATCTGCCGCCGGAGTCCCAAATCGAATCTCCCAGTAGCATGTACCCCCTACTGGGTACGTTGTCATGCAGGCATGATATTCCCTCCTTGCAAGCCCTACTAGCAGCACAGCTATACCTGGTCGCGAGAATGTCGCTTCGAACCGCGTCGACTGTTGGTGGTTGCATCCTGCGATCCATGCTGCACGCGGGACTCCATCGTTGTCCGTTCCGGTACAAGGAACTCTCGTCGCATGATAGGCAGCTACGTAAGAGGATATTCTGGTGTGCATATGCGATTGATCGGTATCTGAGTCAGGCTCTTGGTCTGCCCCTTGGTATTCAGGATTCAGATATCGACGTCTGTCCTCCCGGGGCTCCAGAAATCCATCTTCCTGGGATTCATGGGACCCAATGCTTACTCTTATTTGGGAGGACACCTTCTGAAACTAACACGAGTCGAAGCACAAGGCCGGACAAGATGTTAAACCAGGAAACAGAAGACAAGCGCAAAAGGGAAGCTGCTCTAGCAAGTTACGTGGAGTCCGGAAAGCTCACTGGTCAAGCACTGGAGCTATTTCACAAATCAGTCCTTGTTCGCTCCATCCGGCGGAGTTCTGTTCTCTTTCTGGCTTCGGACGTccatagatggtggaatAGCCTTCCACGAGAACTACAAGGGAATCCTGCGAAAGCAGACGCAACCGTTCCTGCCGCTCCGTCTTCCGCATCGCCGCTCACAGATAAGCCGTTCGACTTTGGTCCATTTTTTACTGTACTTTATCAACATCTCATCCTCTTGATCAATCGGCCTTTCCTGTCTCTTGCCCCATCTACTCCGGAATTCTGTTCTGCGCTACAGACCTGCATTGGAGCTGCTCGGGGAATTCTTGCGGCTttgagaagccaggttgatGGAAAGCAGGAGCTGTTCTGGCCTGGCTTTCTCTCTGCTGCTTGGATGTCGGGCCTTGTCCTCGCTTTTGCCTGTCAACTGAAGCAATATGTCTTGTCTAAGGGCTCACA GGAGATAAATGAGTGCTTGGAATTCCTCTATATTATGTCTCCGCAATGGGAAACAGCTAGGCACTGCCATTCAGCACTATCGTTACTATTTAGTAATATACGGCAGTCGGCACAGGAGCCGCAAGGGTATCGTCACCGAGCTGAAGACGAAGGATCAGCCACCAATACGAACAAGAAGCGAAGACTCGACAATAATCCCTCATATTACGCTGACGGACAAGAACAGATGCGCCCTTCATTGGTCCCTAACCCCAATCTCgaggagcagcagcaacaatcCACAATCAATCCCGTTTCTCAGTCACCGGAACCGAATCAAGAACTCGTCAATTCGTACGACCCCACTTCTATCTCCGCAGACGCTGCTACTGCGGACAATGGCTTCACAGAAGCAGATAACAATCGTCTCTTTTACTTCTCTGATGGTACGACCTCCAACCCCGGACAAGGACCGGGATTAAGCGGGGTGGGAAATTTCGACCTCAACATGGTGGATTTGTTCCAGGCTCCATCGAATTTTGATTCGCTTTTCGATCTGTTCGGACAGCAATACCCGAGTTTCTAG